GATAGCCGGAGAGCGGCCCATCGTCGTGCGGTGAGCTGCTGTCCACACAGTCGCGCGCTTCCGTAGGGTCGATACTCGGTCGAGGGGGCCCCACATGCCGAGAGAGAAACCACCGCCGCCGCGCCGCGACCACCCAGACTACGATCCGGAACCGCCCCCCCGAGACCAGTTGGGTGACGACAACCCGAAGGTGAACGAGTACGACCCGCCGCGCAACCGCAACGCATCGTCTGTCGCCGTGTTCACGACCGTCATCGTCGTACTGGTGCTGGCCGTTGCCTACTTCCTGCTGCGGGGCTGAGAGGCCGAGGCCTGCACAGTGCTAAGGGGCTCAAGGGCCGCAGGGCTGCGGGGCTTAGGTGTTGCAGGGCTGACAGGCTGCGGGACCGAGGGGCTGCACGGCCGATTGGCCGCGCCTCAGCTGTAGCGGGCCATCATCCTTTCGAGGGCTTCGCGGGAGGGCCTCAACTTCTCCTCTGGCAGCTCGGCGAGCGGGGTGTCCACCAGGTTGCTCGACTCCGCGAGGTTCGCCCTGCTGGGGTCGTAGTAGAAGAGACCGGTGAGGAACTCGTTCTGCTCCTGGGCTCGCAGCAGGCGGTCGATGGCCGCCACCCGGTTCGAGCTGTCGTACTCCTCTTCGAGTTTGCGCAGAGTGAGTCTCGAACCGTCGTGTAGTTCCACCACCCTCACCTCGCCGGGATCGAAGCCGTCGAGCACGATCTCCTCGGCGAAGGGCACGTAGCCGAGTTCATGCAGCGGCCGTTCGTTGCCGCGGCCGTAACCGTAGCTCTTGGTCGAGCCGTCGTCGTTGTTGAAGGCGACGCAGGGGCTGATGATGTCGAGAACGGCGGTGCCCCGGTGACTGAGCGCGGCCTTCATCAGTTCCCGGACCTGCTTCGCGTCCCCCGCGAAACTGCGCGCCACGAATCCGCAGCCGGCAGCTAACGCCTCGAGGCAGACATCGATGGCCGGGAACTCGTTCTGACCGGCGTACTTCAGCTCCTGGCCCTCGTCGGCGGTGGCCGAGAACTGCCCCTTGGTGAGCCCGTAGACGCCGTTGTTCTCGACGATGTAGGTGAGCCGGACGTTGCGGCGCAGCAGATGCTTGAACTGTCCCAGGCCGATAGAGCCGGTGTCGCCGTCACCCGAAACGCCGATGGCGCGAAGGCCGCGGTTGGCCATGAGGGCTCCGGTTCCCAGCGACGGCATGCGCCCGTGGAGGCTGTTGAAGCCGTGTGACATGCCCAGGAAGTAGGCCGGGGACTTGCTCGAGCAGCCGATACCGGAGAGCTTGATGATCTCGTTCGGTTTGAGCGAGAGTTCGTAGGCGACCTGGATCACCTGATTGGCGATCGAGTTGTGACCGCAGCCCACGCACAGGGTCGAAGGCCCGCCGCCGTAATCAGCCTTGCCCAGCCCGATGGCGTTCGACTTTATCGCTTGCGCCCTATCCACGCTACTCTACCTCCACGATCGCTGCGAGTCGTTCTCCAACCCATCGGGCCGTCAGCGGCATGCCGTCGAGGTGCGCAATGGGAACCAGTCTGGTAGCCAGTTCGGGAAGCTCGCTCCTCAGGATCCCGGTGAGCTGGCCGTCACGATTGAGTTCCACCACCGCCACCTTCGGGTAGCGGCTCACGAACCCACGCACCTCCTCGTCGATAGGAAGCGCTCGCAGTCGCATGAAAGCCGTTCTGAGCCCGCGCTCCGCCAGAGCGTCCCTCGCCTCGTCGATCGCGTATCGGGTGGAACCGACAGCGATTATTCCCAGTTCGGCTCCCTCCGGTTCGTCCACGGCCGGCCGTGGGACGAGCTTCCTGGCGGTATCGAACTTCCGTGCGAGTCGCTCGGCGTTCCTCTGCCAGTCCTCGGGCCGTTCGCTGTAGACCGCGTGTTCGTCGTGTCCGGTGCCACGCGAGAGGTAGGCGGAGCGAGGGTCCGGGTTGCCCGGGAGCGCCCGGTATCCGATGCCGTCGCCATCGACGTCGGCGTAACGGGAGTAGTGTCCGAGCTCCTCGATCTCGCCAGCGCTCACTACCTTGCCGCGATCCAACGGGCGGTCCGGGTAGGTGAAAGGCTCCCCCATCCAGTTGTTCATGCCCAGGTCGAGGTCGGAGAGCACGAAAACCGGTGTCTGCAGCCTCTCGGCGAGGTCCAAGCTCTTCATCCCGAACTCGAAGCACTCCTCTATGGAGGAGGGGAAGAGGATGACGTTCTTCGTGTCGCCGTGGCCGAGCGTATAGACGAAGCCGATATCGCCCTGGCTGGTGCGGGTGGGCAGACCCGTCGAGGGTCCGACCCGCTGGATGTCCCAGATAACGGCCGGCACCTCAGCGAAGTAGCCGAGTCCCGCGAACTCGGCCATCAGGCTTATGCCGGGACCGCTGGTGGCGGTGAGAGCCCGGCTGCCGGCCCAACCCGCGCCGACCACCATGCCGATGGCGGCCAGTTCATCCTCGGCCTGCACGACCGTGAACGTTGCCCGACCGTCCTCTTCGGTCCGAAGTTCTGCCAGGTAGTCGCGAAGGGCATCGACGAAGCTGGTGGAGGGGGTGATGGGGTACCAGGCGGCCACGCTCACCCCGCCGAAGACGGCGCCGAGGGCTCCGGCCTCGTTGCCGGTCATCATGATCAGGCCGTCGGTGGCCTGCATCGGTTCCACGCGGTAGGGATCGCGCTTCTCGAGTTCGGCACAGGCGTACCCGTAGGATCGCCGGACTACGGCCATGTTCGAGTCGACCAACTTCTGCCGCCCCCCGAAGTGGTGACCCAGGGCCTCTTCGATCGTCTCGAGCGGGACGCCCAGCAGATGCGCGAGCGCTCCGACGTAGGTCATGTTGGCGAGGTAGTCCCTGAGCTTCCCCTTGGCCTCGGCGCCCTCCAGGAGTGCCTTCACCGGTACCTCGTAGGCGATCAGGTCGTCTCGTTCGAGAGCGTAGCCGAGGTCGGTGTTGAGCAGCACCACCGAGCCTGCCGGCAGCGCCGAGACGTCCTCGCGTACCGTGGCACGATTGAACGCCACCAGCAGTTCGGGTTCTCGGCGAGCTATGTAGCCGTGTCGGCTGACCCTGATGTGGTACCAGGTTGGCAGGCCCTGGATGTTGGATGGGAAGATGTTCTTGCCGTGGACCGGAATGCCCATCTTGAAGAACGAGCGCAGCAAGGTGAGGTTGGCCGTCTGGCTCCCCGTCCCGTTCGCGGTCGCTACCGCCAGGGAGAAGTCGTTGGTTTTGCTTGCCGGTTCCTGCTGGGCGGCCTGGGCCAGGGTCTGGGTAGCCATTCACTCACTCCCGCCGGGCTGCCGAGGTCCGGCAGGGACGCTC
This is a stretch of genomic DNA from Trueperaceae bacterium. It encodes these proteins:
- a CDS encoding 2-oxoacid:ferredoxin oxidoreductase subunit beta encodes the protein MDRAQAIKSNAIGLGKADYGGGPSTLCVGCGHNSIANQVIQVAYELSLKPNEIIKLSGIGCSSKSPAYFLGMSHGFNSLHGRMPSLGTGALMANRGLRAIGVSGDGDTGSIGLGQFKHLLRRNVRLTYIVENNGVYGLTKGQFSATADEGQELKYAGQNEFPAIDVCLEALAAGCGFVARSFAGDAKQVRELMKAALSHRGTAVLDIISPCVAFNNDDGSTKSYGYGRGNERPLHELGYVPFAEEIVLDGFDPGEVRVVELHDGSRLTLRKLEEEYDSSNRVAAIDRLLRAQEQNEFLTGLFYYDPSRANLAESSNLVDTPLAELPEEKLRPSREALERMMARYS
- a CDS encoding 2-oxoacid:acceptor oxidoreductase subunit alpha; this translates as MATQTLAQAAQQEPASKTNDFSLAVATANGTGSQTANLTLLRSFFKMGIPVHGKNIFPSNIQGLPTWYHIRVSRHGYIARREPELLVAFNRATVREDVSALPAGSVVLLNTDLGYALERDDLIAYEVPVKALLEGAEAKGKLRDYLANMTYVGALAHLLGVPLETIEEALGHHFGGRQKLVDSNMAVVRRSYGYACAELEKRDPYRVEPMQATDGLIMMTGNEAGALGAVFGGVSVAAWYPITPSTSFVDALRDYLAELRTEEDGRATFTVVQAEDELAAIGMVVGAGWAGSRALTATSGPGISLMAEFAGLGYFAEVPAVIWDIQRVGPSTGLPTRTSQGDIGFVYTLGHGDTKNVILFPSSIEECFEFGMKSLDLAERLQTPVFVLSDLDLGMNNWMGEPFTYPDRPLDRGKVVSAGEIEELGHYSRYADVDGDGIGYRALPGNPDPRSAYLSRGTGHDEHAVYSERPEDWQRNAERLARKFDTARKLVPRPAVDEPEGAELGIIAVGSTRYAIDEARDALAERGLRTAFMRLRALPIDEEVRGFVSRYPKVAVVELNRDGQLTGILRSELPELATRLVPIAHLDGMPLTARWVGERLAAIVEVE